The genomic window TCATCTTGACAACTCAGCATTTCTATTTGACCTAAAATGACCTGTTATCATGAGTAGTAGCTGTAATGTGGTATATGTTGTGCTGTTTGTAATGGAGTGTAGTGGTATGTGTATTGTAGTATATGTTGTGAATGATGTGATGTGTATTGTGGTATATGTACTGGTGTGAGTATTGTAGTATGTGGATTGTggttatgtattttattgtgccTTCCGTGCTTTTGGTGTGTTGTGGTTTTATGATGTTAAAAactgttcatttttattaacattGTAGGCCTACATGTAAAAGCCTAACTGGGAACAATGTTAATTGAATAATCcctgtcaaataaaataaagaaaagaaaatgcagtgcTCTATTGCATTTGttgtttatataaatataagGCAATGTTTAGCTTTGCAGCGCAAATTGTAATGTGATGTGACACAACTTCCTTACTGGTTAATGTCAATCAAACCATGTCGCtctttgattttttaaaattaattcattattttactCCTTTACGATcgttaaatattatttatttatttactcgcGACATGGGGAGCAGGGGGGCTGCAGAGGGTGGTGGCTGAGTGGACAGAAAAAGCTTTGCACAACTGTATATTGAACTTtcatttgtctttctttgtgAAACTAAATAACAAtccaataaaaaaaactaaaataaaatacaagtagATCAAAAATAAGTGCAAGCATGGCTGTTATTGGCTTCCATACTCACATACCTTGCTGTAATGTAGTAGTATTTTTGTACACTGCAGTTCACATACCTGGTAGCTCTTCAGACGGATAAACTCCACCCGGGTCTCCAGGTACTTGTTGGAGTTGCGGCCGAGAACCTTGATGAACTCCACCAGGTCTGCACAGAACTTGTAGCCTCCCTTCAAGACACACAGCACCATTATGCTGTCCCCAAAGTCATCCATGACGTAGCCGGCCAGACGCTCTACCCTGCACGAGAAAAATCACATCAAGACAAATTACtaggaaattattttttaaaaagtcacttTGCAGGTATGTTTATGCAAATTTTTACCTGTTCATGATGACACCATGTGGTATGTAGACACTCTCTATGTCTTCGTGGTAGTGTTCAGGGTAGGTGAACAGGTCCAGGCTGTATCCTGGCCAGTCATCTTTAATCTGGGACAGACATCTTATTGTTAGATGTGTAAGTATATTATTTGgtcaaacagaaataaaatatggTATTTCTTTGCATAATTTTGAGATAGCGCAATAGGAAGTCATGTGGAGGCATTTTAAAAGCCGGGAGTcttaaaaacttaaattcaAAGCAGCTGCCGACAGAACTTCACAGCTTTGTACTCTAGTTTAACAAGCATTGTTATCCCTCAGCATCTGTACCCTTTAAGCTCACACAGCGAAGCATTATAACTACAATTACTGACTTTATCTTAATCATATTCTTCTGTGTTCATGAATGAACACAAACCCTGAAAGCTCTTTAAAAGCTGCTTACTGTTgaattaatcaaataatgacTTCAAGGGATtcattcagagaaaagcaaacaTGTTATCTTCTTACAGCAGCTGAGCAAATAATTACACACATAAATAATCTCTCTCTGTTGACAATAATGTGACCTACATTTCTGAATACAGCACGAGATAATCTGGCTgaatcatgtgtttgtgttgaacaTACCACAATTCCTCTTTTCATGCCTGTGCTGTCCATTTGTAGTGGTGTGAAAATTGTCTTCACTGGGACAAAGACTCAGGATAGGACACAGGTAGCAGTGACCTTCAGAGGAAACACAGACATAGTTCACTGCACATACACTGGATCAAATAAAGAAGGCTTTCCATCTTTCCTTGTAATGATATGGTACAAGAAAAAGCAATAACAGAAACAAGAGAAACATACTCACAGTTCTGTTGCCTTCTTTCCAGCCACCATTCACAAACCAAGgaggaaaacaaaagagtgtCAAAAGATATCTGGGGACGTCCTGTCCTGTCCAGCCTCATGGGCTGTGGGATCACGCTTTAGTCATTTGCATAAAAAGACAGCGTTGTTTTAGTCGTAGAGAATTACAGGGATAATCAGATGCATGTGATGCTGGCTTCACGAGCTGCTGCAGGACAATGAAAACAACTGATAACAAATATTTGCTTCAGTTTCTATGCAGGACATTTTATTCAGTCAGAATTCAACTATTTTTAAGGACACTCTTACAGACTACACAGCCAACTATTTAGTCTTTTGTTCTACAAGaaatcacatttaaaagaaacaGCTGTTTGCCATTATATGCAgctcaaaatgtaatatttctATAATATAAAGAGGcgttaaagctacagttggtgacttttatgaaaataacttttgtcATATTGGCTGAAACTGTCATACACAGTAAGACAAAATAtgtgaaaaaattaaattactgCTCTCAGAAGCACCTCTTAGTGCCTTTAATGGTATCTGCAAGACTGAAAGAAAAggcctgaatgaaaacaaccaatcagagcacagGAGTCTTAAAGGGCCTATGTCcacatagctttttttttttcaagctctTCTTTCAATTATTCCCAATTAAGTCCGACTTATGCGCCCGCATGCAGCTGACTAGAAAAAAAAGTGCCACACCCAGCGTCTTTTTTTTTGCGCAGTCTCTTTTTAGAATGCCATCGGTGTCATCTATGATGCTCCCTTTCAGGAAATCAATCACCTGGGACAGTACTCATCACCCTAAAAAccaagatggaggagaagctagTTCTGGCCGCATTTATTCGAGCTATATATATTGGACAAAAACCATTACAACAGAAAAGCTCATTTGTGGGCGCAGATCAGACACTGAATGTTGCTGGTGTGTGTTGTGCTTTACACCACACTGATTTAGTGATATCTAAAGCACAAGTACTTGTATAAGCTTGTTAGCTGTGTAGTCAACCCTCTGTTCACATAACATCATCAAACAAGACACTGGGAGTGCTTTCTGCCACAGCTTTTCGGCCAAAGTAAAACAATTATGTGGACACAAGcactaacacagctgtcaatcaggtCATGAACTGCcaacaaactgtcaaactaggcaacgctgatcaaatatgaatcaagattccgTTACTGCATTGCCCATTTATTGCCTTAAATGTCTTCACAAACATCTTTTAgggtactgtttagctgtaaaatgagaatttTTGCTACCTGGTCGCCATGTCAAACTACAGTTGAGCCGAAAAGTGAGCACCACCCACCAGCTGAAGTAAACTTCCTTACTGAatcttgatttttatttcatcacaATGATTCATTTTGATTCATAAAGTTAaaaactgtagctttaaattaCAAAATTTCCTTCAAAATTACATTATATTTCACCAAGAGtacatcactttaaaaacatgATTTGCCCTGTTAGTGGTACATGTAACGATGGCAATAGTCCATTGTGAATTCTCTCACTGACTGGCCAGACTGCTTTTGAATTTGCTGTGAATTTACACACTCCCCAGAGGGTAATTCTAAATGATTCATTAACTCGCAGTGGAGTTTCATCTATTTTCCATGTTTCATGTGACAGATCATGAGAATATACACATACAGAATTTTATTTTACTCAAGCCCACGTGATATGTGAAGTAAGGGTGTTGGTCTCAAGACAGTACAGTACAtctaatttaatgttttttaatatcTTAGTTATTGGAGATGTAGATGGTCTTAAACCTCTCGAAGAGGTTGATGTCGTTCTCCAGCTGCTTTATTGCCACTTCCAGACGTTCCTTGTGGGACTTTTtggacaggctgtctgtgacgAGAGAGAGGCCCTGGTACTCACGGTGCAGCTGATGCAAGTTCTTCCTCAGGCCCTGCATAGTGAACCCACATGGTCAAACACACAACTGTCACAATAAAATCAGCCTGATAATGTGACTGTTAGTATTCAACACTTAATGTAGCTTAGACATATGGTATTAATTCAGCTAGTTGTGACAAAAATCTGCATGGGGGAAACACATACAGTAGGCCATTTTATCCTGATTTATTAGGactgaaaaaagtattttcctAAAAACATCAAAGGCATGAAATCATCAGATTAATTTCCTCCAGTTGTATGATTCCCTGCTGTTTTTTTGAAGAGAAGTGGCATCATGCAGCCATGTGTTTAAGTACCTCCAGGACGGCTCGTCGCTCCTCGTCAGACAGGTGTTTCATGACTCCCTGCTCCCGCTGTTCTTTCACAAACTCGTCATACTCTTCCTGTGCTCTCCGCTCTTGTTCATTGCGCTGCTGCAGGTACTCTGGTACCTCTCCGTAATGCTGCAAATAGGAACTGGAAACTTTAGATAATACTTTCACAGTGGCAAGATGGATTAAAAAGGGGAGTGTAATTACGTTTTTTCTATGTGCTAACTGTCATGtaatattctattttttttttctaaacttatcCGACTGCCATAGCTGATTAAAGTGTCAAGTGTTGTAGAAAAATACCTTTTTCTTGATGTATTTGGGGACAAGTCCTGAATTCTCAAGAGGCTGCTTATGTCCTTTGCTGGTGTCCACACAGACAGGCTGGGGCTTCATTGGCACCACTGTAGCTGTCTTTATGAAGTCTCTCTTGGTGTGAATACCCATAGGTGGGATCTCTGTCCTCGCAGGAACAGGCGGTCTCTTCATAGTGCAGGTGTTTTGGACCTCTTTCGAACACTGTGTCTCTGAAACAGCACATAAATTTGAATGAACAACAGATCAAAGATGCAACCACTCACTGGTGAATTAGTCAGTAGGAGAACCCACTTTCAGGTAATTTAGGCTCCTTTGAGTGCTTCTTGAGGTACTTCTCCGGGGAGGGCACCTCTACTTTTGCCGGTCCCATTGTCCTCATTGCACCCTTGTTTGACTTTTCCTCAAGAATAACTGTTGGCCTGTACTTGGACATGTACCTTCAGGTGCAGCACAAGAATACATTctttaaacacaataaaacaggcTGACAGTAAAATTCAGATTAGTATACTTTCTTTTATTTACatgccaaaataaataaaatgtgtatacAATTAAGACAAACTTTGCAACAGGCAAACATAATGATAAATGCTTCTTATTACTCATTCATTTTAGCTTATTTCTGATATAGGTCAAATGTTAGCCAGGTAACAATAAATATCTTAGCTAATTTCCATCTGGTTTGTCAAAATTAAGGGCCTAACTTCTCCACCCAACTACAGGTCTTTTTAATCTTTGAACATGAACAACTC from Epinephelus lanceolatus isolate andai-2023 chromosome 20, ASM4190304v1, whole genome shotgun sequence includes these protein-coding regions:
- the enkur gene encoding enkurin, which codes for MSEVVYPPESVYNLLTKEEVHAQKPQRYMSKYRPTVILEEKSNKGAMRTMGPAKVEVPSPEKYLKKHSKEPKLPEKTQCSKEVQNTCTMKRPPVPARTEIPPMGIHTKRDFIKTATVVPMKPQPVCVDTSKGHKQPLENSGLVPKYIKKKHYGEVPEYLQQRNEQERRAQEEYDEFVKEQREQGVMKHLSDEERRAVLEGLRKNLHQLHREYQGLSLVTDSLSKKSHKERLEVAIKQLENDINLFERFKTIYISNN